One window from the genome of Nicotiana sylvestris chromosome 9, ASM39365v2, whole genome shotgun sequence encodes:
- the LOC104232695 gene encoding carotenoid 9,10(9',10')-cleavage dioxygenase 1-like isoform X1 — translation MGRKEEDDTVERTEGGVVVVNPKPKKGVIGKAIDLLEKVIIKLMHDSTKPLHYLSGNFAPTDETPPLKDLSVTGHLPECLNGEFVRVGPNPKFAPVAGYHWFDGDGYVLYNPDFAIWSSNNMIHGLRIKDGKATYVSRYVRTSRLKQEEFFGGAKFMKIGDLKGLFGLFTVYMQVLRAKLKVLDITYGNGTANTALVYHHGKLLALSEADKPYALKVMEDGDLQTLGMLDYDKRLAHSFTAHPKVDPVTGEMFTFGYSQNPPYITYRVISKGGIMQDPVPITIPEPIMMHDFAITENYAIMMDLPLCFRPKEMVKNNQLAFFFDATKNARFGVLPRYAKSEALIKWFELPNCFIFHNANAWEEGDEVVLITCRVQNPNLDMVNGVVKEKLENFSNELYEMRFNMKSGAASQKKLSESAVDFPRINENYTGRKQRYVYGTTLDSIAKVTGIIKFDLHAEPETGKAQLEVGGNVQGIFDLGPGRFGSEAVFVPRQPGTECEEDDGYLIFFVHDENTGKSAVNVIDAKTMSAEPVAVVELPKRVPYGFHAFFVTEEQIQEQAKL, via the exons ATGGGGAGAAAGGAAGAAGATGATACAGTAGAGAGAACTGAAGGAGGAGTTGTGGTGGTGAACCCCAAGCCAAAAAAGGGAGTAATTGGGAAGGCCATAGACTTATTGGAAAAAGTAATCATAAAGTTAATGCACGATTCGACCAAGCCACTTCACTATCTTTCAGGGAATTTTGCACCTACTGATGAAACTCCTCCTCTTAAAGACCTATCCGTCACAGGCCATCTTCCG GAGTGCCTTAATGGTGAATTTGTTAGGGTTGGTCCCAATCCAAAGTTTGCTCCGGTTGCTGGATATCACTG GTTTGATGGGGATGGGTATGTCCTTTACAATCCTGACTTTGCAATTTGGAGCAGTAATAA TATGATTCATGGCTTGCGCATTAAAGATGGAAAAGCAACTTACGTATCACGTTATGTGAGGACATCACGCCTAAAGCAAGAAGAGTTCTTTGGAGGAGCTAAGTTTATGAAG ATTGGAGATCTTAAAGGGTTGTTCGGTCTGTTCACTGTTTATATGCAAGTGCTCCGAGCAAAGCTGAAAGTATTGGATATCACCTATGGAAATGGCACAG CTAATACAGCTCTAGTATATCACCATGGGAAGCTTTTGGCACTTTCAGAGGCTGATAAACCTT ATGCACTTAAAGTTATGGAGGATGGAGATCTTCAAACACTCGGCATGCTGGATTATGACAAAAGATTGGCGCATTCCTTCACTGCCCATCCAAAAGTTGACCCTGTAACTG GTGAGATGTTTACCTTTGGCTACTCTCAGAACCCACCTTACATCACTTATAGGGTTATATCAAAGGGTGGAATCATGCAGGATCCAGTCCCAATAACAATACCAGAGCCTATCATGATGCATGATTTTGCTATTACTGAAAATTATGCAATTATGATGGATCTCCCTTTGTGTTTCCGACCGAAG GAAATGGTGAAAAATAATCAGCTGGCTTTTTTCTTCGATGCTACTAAAAACGCTCGATTTGGAGTCCTCCCGCGATATGCAAAGAGTGAGGCCCTAATCAAGTGGTTCGAGCTTCCTAATTGCTTCATATTTCACAATG CCAATGCTTGGGAGGAGGGAGATGAAGTTGTGTTGATCACCTGCCGCGTTCAGAATCCAAACCTAGACATGGTCAACGGAGTTGTTAAAGAAAAGCTAGAGAATTTCTCCAATGAGCT ATACGAAATGAGATTTAACATGAAGAGTGGTGCAGCTTCACAGAAGAAACTCTCGGAGTCTGCTGTTGATTTTCCACGGATCAACGAGAACTACACTGGCAG GAAACAGCGATATGTATATGGAACCACTTTGGACAGCATTGCCAAGGTAACTGGAATCATCAAATTTGATTTGCATGCTGAACCAGAGACTGGAAAAGCACAGCTTGAAGTTGGAGGAAATGTTCAAGGCATCTTTGATCTAGGACCTGGAAGATTTGGTTCGGAGGCTGTATTTGTTCCCCGTCAGCCTGGTACGGAATGTGAAGAGGATGATGGCTACTTGATATTCTTCGTACATGATGAGAACACTGG AAAGTCAGCTGTGAATGTAATTGATGCGAAAACAATGTCAGCAGAGCCTGTGGCAGTTGTTGAATTACCCAAAAGAGTTCCTTATGGATTCCATGCCTTCTTTGTCACAGAG GAACAAATTCAAGAACAAGCGAAACTGTGA
- the LOC104232711 gene encoding uncharacterized protein, translated as MGKSIELAKVPHKRKIDIASLQETRWVGDKAQDVDGFKLWYSGHVRCKNGVGILVDSDLRKLVVEVKRVSDRLIGIKLVVRVFTLNVISAYTPQMGLDEDVKRRL; from the coding sequence ATGGGGAAGTCTATTGAGTTAGCAAAGGTTCCTCATAAGAGGAAGATCGATATAGCTAGTCTCCAGGAGACACGATGGGTGGGAGATAAGGCACAAGATGTAGACGGATTTAAGTTATGGTACTCTGGTCACGTGAGGTGCAAGAACGGGGTAGGCATTTTGGTTGATAGTGATCTCCGGAAGCTAGTGGTGGAGGTTAAGAGAGTGAGTGACAGGCTGATAGGAATTAAGCTAGTCGTTAGGGTTTTTACTTTAAACGTGATTAGTGCGTATACACCCCAAATGGGCTTGGACGAGGACGTCAAGAGGCGCTTATAA
- the LOC104232695 gene encoding carotenoid 9,10(9',10')-cleavage dioxygenase 1-like isoform X3, with protein sequence MIHGLRIKDGKATYVSRYVRTSRLKQEEFFGGAKFMKIGDLKGLFGLFTVYMQVLRAKLKVLDITYGNGTANTALVYHHGKLLALSEADKPYALKVMEDGDLQTLGMLDYDKRLAHSFTAHPKVDPVTGEMFTFGYSQNPPYITYRVISKGGIMQDPVPITIPEPIMMHDFAITENYAIMMDLPLCFRPKEMVKNNQLAFFFDATKNARFGVLPRYAKSEALIKWFELPNCFIFHNANAWEEGDEVVLITCRVQNPNLDMVNGVVKEKLENFSNELYEMRFNMKSGAASQKKLSESAVDFPRINENYTGRKQRYVYGTTLDSIAKVTGIIKFDLHAEPETGKAQLEVGGNVQGIFDLGPGRFGSEAVFVPRQPGTECEEDDGYLIFFVHDENTGKSAVNVIDAKTMSAEPVAVVELPKRVPYGFHAFFVTEEQIQEQAKL encoded by the exons ATGATTCATGGCTTGCGCATTAAAGATGGAAAAGCAACTTACGTATCACGTTATGTGAGGACATCACGCCTAAAGCAAGAAGAGTTCTTTGGAGGAGCTAAGTTTATGAAG ATTGGAGATCTTAAAGGGTTGTTCGGTCTGTTCACTGTTTATATGCAAGTGCTCCGAGCAAAGCTGAAAGTATTGGATATCACCTATGGAAATGGCACAG CTAATACAGCTCTAGTATATCACCATGGGAAGCTTTTGGCACTTTCAGAGGCTGATAAACCTT ATGCACTTAAAGTTATGGAGGATGGAGATCTTCAAACACTCGGCATGCTGGATTATGACAAAAGATTGGCGCATTCCTTCACTGCCCATCCAAAAGTTGACCCTGTAACTG GTGAGATGTTTACCTTTGGCTACTCTCAGAACCCACCTTACATCACTTATAGGGTTATATCAAAGGGTGGAATCATGCAGGATCCAGTCCCAATAACAATACCAGAGCCTATCATGATGCATGATTTTGCTATTACTGAAAATTATGCAATTATGATGGATCTCCCTTTGTGTTTCCGACCGAAG GAAATGGTGAAAAATAATCAGCTGGCTTTTTTCTTCGATGCTACTAAAAACGCTCGATTTGGAGTCCTCCCGCGATATGCAAAGAGTGAGGCCCTAATCAAGTGGTTCGAGCTTCCTAATTGCTTCATATTTCACAATG CCAATGCTTGGGAGGAGGGAGATGAAGTTGTGTTGATCACCTGCCGCGTTCAGAATCCAAACCTAGACATGGTCAACGGAGTTGTTAAAGAAAAGCTAGAGAATTTCTCCAATGAGCT ATACGAAATGAGATTTAACATGAAGAGTGGTGCAGCTTCACAGAAGAAACTCTCGGAGTCTGCTGTTGATTTTCCACGGATCAACGAGAACTACACTGGCAG GAAACAGCGATATGTATATGGAACCACTTTGGACAGCATTGCCAAGGTAACTGGAATCATCAAATTTGATTTGCATGCTGAACCAGAGACTGGAAAAGCACAGCTTGAAGTTGGAGGAAATGTTCAAGGCATCTTTGATCTAGGACCTGGAAGATTTGGTTCGGAGGCTGTATTTGTTCCCCGTCAGCCTGGTACGGAATGTGAAGAGGATGATGGCTACTTGATATTCTTCGTACATGATGAGAACACTGG AAAGTCAGCTGTGAATGTAATTGATGCGAAAACAATGTCAGCAGAGCCTGTGGCAGTTGTTGAATTACCCAAAAGAGTTCCTTATGGATTCCATGCCTTCTTTGTCACAGAG GAACAAATTCAAGAACAAGCGAAACTGTGA
- the LOC104232695 gene encoding carotenoid 9,10(9',10')-cleavage dioxygenase 1-like isoform X2, with product MGRKEEDDTVERTEGGVVVVNPKPKKGVIGKAIDLLEKVIIKLMHDSTKPLHYLSGNFAPTDETPPLKDLSVTGHLPECLNGEFVRVGPNPKFAPVAGYHWFDGDGMIHGLRIKDGKATYVSRYVRTSRLKQEEFFGGAKFMKIGDLKGLFGLFTVYMQVLRAKLKVLDITYGNGTANTALVYHHGKLLALSEADKPYALKVMEDGDLQTLGMLDYDKRLAHSFTAHPKVDPVTGEMFTFGYSQNPPYITYRVISKGGIMQDPVPITIPEPIMMHDFAITENYAIMMDLPLCFRPKEMVKNNQLAFFFDATKNARFGVLPRYAKSEALIKWFELPNCFIFHNANAWEEGDEVVLITCRVQNPNLDMVNGVVKEKLENFSNELYEMRFNMKSGAASQKKLSESAVDFPRINENYTGRKQRYVYGTTLDSIAKVTGIIKFDLHAEPETGKAQLEVGGNVQGIFDLGPGRFGSEAVFVPRQPGTECEEDDGYLIFFVHDENTGKSAVNVIDAKTMSAEPVAVVELPKRVPYGFHAFFVTEEQIQEQAKL from the exons ATGGGGAGAAAGGAAGAAGATGATACAGTAGAGAGAACTGAAGGAGGAGTTGTGGTGGTGAACCCCAAGCCAAAAAAGGGAGTAATTGGGAAGGCCATAGACTTATTGGAAAAAGTAATCATAAAGTTAATGCACGATTCGACCAAGCCACTTCACTATCTTTCAGGGAATTTTGCACCTACTGATGAAACTCCTCCTCTTAAAGACCTATCCGTCACAGGCCATCTTCCG GAGTGCCTTAATGGTGAATTTGTTAGGGTTGGTCCCAATCCAAAGTTTGCTCCGGTTGCTGGATATCACTG GTTTGATGGGGATGG TATGATTCATGGCTTGCGCATTAAAGATGGAAAAGCAACTTACGTATCACGTTATGTGAGGACATCACGCCTAAAGCAAGAAGAGTTCTTTGGAGGAGCTAAGTTTATGAAG ATTGGAGATCTTAAAGGGTTGTTCGGTCTGTTCACTGTTTATATGCAAGTGCTCCGAGCAAAGCTGAAAGTATTGGATATCACCTATGGAAATGGCACAG CTAATACAGCTCTAGTATATCACCATGGGAAGCTTTTGGCACTTTCAGAGGCTGATAAACCTT ATGCACTTAAAGTTATGGAGGATGGAGATCTTCAAACACTCGGCATGCTGGATTATGACAAAAGATTGGCGCATTCCTTCACTGCCCATCCAAAAGTTGACCCTGTAACTG GTGAGATGTTTACCTTTGGCTACTCTCAGAACCCACCTTACATCACTTATAGGGTTATATCAAAGGGTGGAATCATGCAGGATCCAGTCCCAATAACAATACCAGAGCCTATCATGATGCATGATTTTGCTATTACTGAAAATTATGCAATTATGATGGATCTCCCTTTGTGTTTCCGACCGAAG GAAATGGTGAAAAATAATCAGCTGGCTTTTTTCTTCGATGCTACTAAAAACGCTCGATTTGGAGTCCTCCCGCGATATGCAAAGAGTGAGGCCCTAATCAAGTGGTTCGAGCTTCCTAATTGCTTCATATTTCACAATG CCAATGCTTGGGAGGAGGGAGATGAAGTTGTGTTGATCACCTGCCGCGTTCAGAATCCAAACCTAGACATGGTCAACGGAGTTGTTAAAGAAAAGCTAGAGAATTTCTCCAATGAGCT ATACGAAATGAGATTTAACATGAAGAGTGGTGCAGCTTCACAGAAGAAACTCTCGGAGTCTGCTGTTGATTTTCCACGGATCAACGAGAACTACACTGGCAG GAAACAGCGATATGTATATGGAACCACTTTGGACAGCATTGCCAAGGTAACTGGAATCATCAAATTTGATTTGCATGCTGAACCAGAGACTGGAAAAGCACAGCTTGAAGTTGGAGGAAATGTTCAAGGCATCTTTGATCTAGGACCTGGAAGATTTGGTTCGGAGGCTGTATTTGTTCCCCGTCAGCCTGGTACGGAATGTGAAGAGGATGATGGCTACTTGATATTCTTCGTACATGATGAGAACACTGG AAAGTCAGCTGTGAATGTAATTGATGCGAAAACAATGTCAGCAGAGCCTGTGGCAGTTGTTGAATTACCCAAAAGAGTTCCTTATGGATTCCATGCCTTCTTTGTCACAGAG GAACAAATTCAAGAACAAGCGAAACTGTGA